Within the Rosa rugosa chromosome 2, drRosRugo1.1, whole genome shotgun sequence genome, the region TAGTACCATATACATTTGTAAGGACCTCGCATAGAATTGCTTTGTTGCAATTACATCTATAAACACTGTTTTAACTATCAACAACACAATGCAAGGCAACTAAAGAGAAAGTTTACAGACCAGCAAAGGCGAAGTGATGCGCTTCTCCACAGCAAGCACAACACCTTCTTTTGTCTTCAACCCAATAGCAGTCGAACCGAGCTGTAATCCAATCAAAAACCAAACTCAATGTAAAGAAAGAGAAGTGCTTAACCCTAAATCCAAAATCGTCAAACTAAACTGCTCGAAATCTTCATAATATCGGAAACAACTAAAGTTAGGAACTTGGGTTACCTTAATGGCCTCAATGGCATATTCAACCTGAAAAAGTCTACCTTCTGGGGAGAAAGTGTTTACTCCTCTGTCATACTCAGTTCTACACAAAAAAACCCCCTCAAAgttaaaaatcaaaattaaaactaCGATGATTCTGAGACTAATAATTCAGTAAAAATCAAAAGCGATTCACCTTGTGAGGAACATCTTGGTTGATACGAAACCCCTGGAGATTGATCTGAATCCAAGAGAAGTAAACAAGAAAGGGGTTTTAGAATATGGGCAGATCTATCCCTAGCTCGAaaccacagagagagagagttacctgaggagaaatttgatttgggagagagagagagagagagcgatgaGGTCTGGCTCTGCTACTAGTGATTTTATGAGAGATGGTTTTCGTGTTGGAGAAGAAGGGTTTTTGCTTTGCCTTAGTCCACTCCTCCTTCAGAGTAATATAAACGGGCCGGGTCGGGTCTGGTCGGGTTGATTCGGGTCAAGTTAGTTTTGATCCACATTAGCATCTGGAAAAGGAAGGTCTTCTCATGGGCCAAATATTAGTggctcggtttttttttttttttttttttccatccaTGTTTTCTCctgttaattttcatttttgcgttacagatttgattttttttttttttttttttttaagatatgTTACGGCTTACAGGTTTGAGATGATTGAATTTATTTGACAACACTCAACAAAAATTATCGTTTCGCCGAGCAACAAGGACCTTAAGCACTTCAACAACGAAAGAACGGATCTCAACATCAAAATAATTGAGATGCGAGATTTCAATGTTGAGATCTGGTGCAAATCAACCTTCGTTATCATCCTTAGAATGCCTTACAGAATCTTCCTCCAAATATGTACAATGGGATTTTAGAATCGAAAACGGGTAGAACCGCGCCGGACCAAATCAGAATCGGCGGTTCAGTTCAGTTTCTTGTGTGAAAAACGTCCATTTTGTTAAGACCCGAACCGTTTTACATGGAACGGTTCGGTTACGGTTCTGAGATTCTCTACCACTTAAGAACCGAAGGAATCGATCTCAGGCCTTAATACACCCATGGACCCATTATACCATATATTGAAGCCCATATATAATTGCAGCCAAGTAATAGGTCTggacccaaaaacaaaaaaaacccgACCTCTCCCAAAAAGTTTTCTCATTTTCGATTGTACTACACGATTTAAAGTTTCAACCGCAGCCCTAGCCTAGCACCTCAATTCAGTTCTTCCCCAATTTCTTAAACGCAGCAAACAGCCCCAAGCCCTATCCCCTACCCTGGTAActgttcttccttcttccttctatTCTAAAAGttgcaaaacccagaaaaccaagTTCATCTTTGGCTCTGTGCTTCGAAATCCCATTCTCTATCTCTACCATTCCTAGGCCTAGCTTATCAGTTCAGATCTTCCCCAATTTCTCAAATGTAGCTGGCAGCCCTAAGCTCTATCCCCTACCCTTGTAActgttcttccttcttccttttatttgaaaagttgcaaaacccagaaaacccagtTCATTTGTGGGTCTGTGCTTCGAACCCCATTCTCGATCTCCACCATTCCTTCATTTGTGGTTATGTGTATAGGAACCGAAAACAGTACAGAACCAACTCGAAAAAAACGGTTAGGTTCCAATACGGTTCTGTGTATGCAAAAGTGTAATAACCGAACCAGAAAATGCTACCGGTTCCGATCCCagttccttaaaaaaaaaacacaagaacaTAACCGATCCCAGGCCTAGTTGAAACCCTAAGCATGTACTTTATCCTTCCCCTTGGGGTCGGAGTTAGTACCTGCCTCAGGTTCTTCAGTATCCAACAACCTCGACATCAGGTTGGTCCTCTTACTTTCCAACTCTCCATCCTGAGACTTAGGCTTGTTATGACGACCCCTAGGTCGACCCTTCTTCTTCGGAGTCTTCCCAACAGTAACTAGGACCTCTACAAGTGCATCAAGATGAAATTCATGAAGTATTACCGCCAAGCTAGGCTTTAGCCGCTTCTCCAAGCTCCACTTACCCTGGCACCATTTGCATTCGCCAAAACTGTGCTTCTTGCAGCATCAGGCCCATGTGCAATAGCAGATGCAGGCCCACCAATCTCCACAAGCCGATCAGGCCCATCACCAGTCCCAGTCAGCCTAGCAACCTCATATGCCACCTCAGCCTAAGAGGCCCAAGTTCTGGACCCAATATCAATTCCATGCCAGCCCCAGGCCCACTGCCACCAGGCCCGGTAGAGAACCCTAATTTCAAATTAGGGTCCTCGCCGAGAAAACTCGAGCAGCTGAGTCCTCTAGCCCCAATGCCGACTCGTGCACAGGCGCCGACCAGATTACCACAGTCCCTTCTATCTAAGGCTCTGAACTCCGACCTATCGCCGGTAGCACCTCAGAACGGTTGGGCGGCACGTCTTCGACAGTGTCAGCCATCACCAATGAGGCCTCCAAAGCCCAACCCGACGCCATTACCGCCTCAGTGCTCCGTCACAGCTACCCAACGCTCCAGCAAATGCCATGATACTTCTCGTATCTCAGCTCCAATTCCACCGCCACCTCCGCCGAAAACGAGTACGCACGGCGAGCCAATATACTGCGGCGTACGTAGTGCACAACACGAATCCTTTGCACATGATCCTTCCTCTGCGACGCCGCCTGATCATATCGCACAAAGATCCCCAAAGCGTTCCCAAGTAGGGTTAGGGGGCGACCATTGCGCATGGCCGTGCACAAAACCTTCACCGCCATCCAAACCTCCATGGAAGTCAGCGATACCTCTGCAAGATCATGGATTCCGTCATAATCCGTCAAGAGAAGCATGCAATTGTTAAAGAACCAAGGCCTGCCATTGAGGAGGTGATCCTTCATCTCCTGCTCCTTGAATTGAAAAACAAAGATCCCATTTCCTCCCCAACGATCAAAACCCGCTCTTTCAAACCCCAGATGCCGGAAATCGCCGCCGAAAACGACGGAAGCAGCACCCGTTTATGAGAAAGCAACCGACCACATACATAGAAAAAAGGATCTTGGATTGCATCCTCGCCCCCAACTAGGTGCACGATAGCCTCCTCCGCCGCCATCATAATTCGAAACTCGATCAATTTCCCCGCTAGAGAGAAAACTCTAGCAGAGAGAAGCAGTCGACTATATTTAACTTAGACGAACATAAATATTGCATAAATCTTTTCATTGgagaaaagagaaattttaaaataaGAGTTGGACTACCACTTGATCCTAGTGGATCAAAGAAGCTTAGGGAAACCTTTAGAAATGGATTGCCTGCAAATATAATttcaatattaaaaaaaaaaaaaattggaaaagtAAGATCTAGGTGGGCTAGATAGTTGGGTCAACAGATTCAAAGCCCAGTCTAGTTTTTGGGTCAACCGATTCAAAGCCCATTCCCCTAACCAAACCAAAACCTTCTTCTCCAACAAGAAAAGCTCAGTTTCAGAGTCCCCTTTTATGCTCTTTCGCCCAAAACCACACTCAAATCTCTCTCCGTTTcctcaaaacaaagaaaaagcttcaatctttacctcaacccaaacccaaagtttcagtctttctctctctagtgCACCATGGGCGACAGTCAGTACTCGTTTTCGCTCACCACTTTCAGGTAAACCCTCCGCCGATTACAGGTTTAGAAATTTGGATGggtttttgtaatttttggttaatttagggtttatgtTGGGCAGTCCTTCAGGGAAGCTTGTGCAGATCGAGCACGCTTTGACAGcagtcgggtcgggtcagacctCTTTGGGGATCAAAGGTAATGTGCTCTGGGTTTTCTCTGCTTTTGTTTGAACTAGTATTTGTAGTCTTTGTGATACGTTGAATGAACTAGAATTAGAATTTGGGTTTGTAATGGTTTGAACTCCAAAGCTGGATTTTTTATCTGAGCTAATAAGAATTTGTGCTGAAATTGAAATGCATGATCTGATGTTTAGGTGAGATTTGGATAGAACATACTCTGGAATCGATATGTAGTTTGAGTCTAAATCTGCAGAAAGAATAGTGGAGTGAGACAATTGTACAATTTGGCTAGCTAGGTCTTTTTATGTGACATGTGCTTTTGATTAGCCAAATTGGGTATTAAAAACAAATTCCGTGATAAATATGGGACTTTCTGTGGTGTTCCGAATTTGTCTGGATGTATGTTTCTAAGGAAATACTCGGAAAGTTTGTGGCCTGCTGATGTGATATGAAGGGAAGAATTTAAGTGTTGTCTTTAGTAGATGCGGATGTCTGTTTAATTGAGTATACTTCGTGACTGCAGCTTCCAATGGGGTTGTTATTGCCACCGAGAAGAAGCTACCTTCAATCTTGGTTGATGAAGCATCTGTAAGTCACACTTGATGTTTCCTGTATTATATTTTTGTATCTGCTTAAGTTTGTTGTTTGTATTGGCTCGGTTGCTGAATGAGATGCATTTTCATTGATCAGGTTCAAAAGATACAGTGTTTGACACCAAATATTGGAGTTGTTTACAGGTTGGCTTTTTCTGCATTTCCTGTAATTAGGACCGTTAATCTCTTAGTGTAGCGTAGAGGTGATCCTTCATATCGTGGACACTTCGTAGTCGCCTGTCCATACGAGAATTTTAAACAATTCAGCAAGTTTTAATCTTTGAAATGGGcttttttaattcttctcaCCATTACTTTCTATACTGCAGTGGTATGGGTCCTGATTTTCGAGTTTTGGTTCGGAAAAGCAGGAAGCAGGCAGTACAGTATCATCAGTTATATAAGGTATTCAGTTTTCCTCTCTGCATATTTGATTTTATGTCTTCAAGATGTGATTTGGCAAAGATTCatccttccttttttttaaaaaatatgaCTAAAAAATAAGTTGCTTTCTTATGGTCAAGGTTCTAATTTGTGTAAAACTTTTACTTGTAGGAACCAATCCCTGTTACTCAACTTGTGAGGGAAACTGCTGCTGTGATGCAAGAGTTTACTCAATCTGGGTAATTACCAAACTCTTCATATGGATAGTgactattttattttctttctcttagcaaGATAAAAAGAGATTTGGGAAGTAGGATATATAAGTACTGAAGTGCAAAACTTAAAGTATTACAACACCTTCTACTTGTGAGATTTCTTATTTCAAGACGTGCAGCTGATTTTGAACTTGAATGAATGAGTGTTACCAGAGAAACAAAAACTTGAACGACTGTATAAAATTTAGTgatgtattttcttttcttttctttgcagTGGTGTAAGGCCTTTTGGAGTATCTCTTCTGGTTGCTGGTTTCGATGACAGTGGCCCCCAACTATTCCAGGTACTTCAGCTCTGCAATATTGATTATCGATTAGTTTGGTTATTTACTGTTTTTAGTTGTTCGATTCTGCAACTAAACATAAATTTCTCTGTAGGTTGATCCTTCAGGTTCATATTTTTCATGGAAAGCCTCTGCAATGGGAAAGAATGTCTCGAATGCAAAAACTTTTCTTGAGAAGAGGTACTCTATGTGATTTTAGACATTTCAGCAAAAACTTCTTGTTCAAATtgatatctatatatatatatacacacataatCAGCTGCACGTTTTTGCTTAATACCACACACATACACatttaattatatatgtatgtatatgataTGTGTCTGTATGTGTATGTAGGTGTGCGTCATAAAACAATTTAGCTGGGGTTTGACATTCTAGCATTTTCTAATATTCTCAACATtatgtattttttcttttctatttagGTACACTGATGAAATTGAGCTTGAAGATGCTGTGCACACGGCTATTTTGACTCTGAAGGAGGGGTACTGATTTCTAcactgtttatttttttaagaaatgCATAGTGCTTAGgatgaagaaaaaaaggaagaacctcaaaaaatgaaaaagtttGTTTTATTCTGCTTTATCATGAAGTATTGATATTCACGAcaatataaaatgaaaatattTGATACTGCTTGGAGCTTAAGCAAATACAAGTACTGGCTTGAGTTGCCGTCATTCAATCATTGTCTTAGTTTAAAGTATTTGGTACCATATTTACAAGGTGGTTATGCTAGTTCATTGCTCTTCCTTTCTTGCATGTCAGCATTAAGCCTGCAATCTATTCTGTTTCAGTTTTAAGTTCTGTATTTGTGTCATTGGTTTAATCAGTTGCTTCCTATTGGTTGCAGATTTGAAGGACAGATCTCAGGGAAGAACATTGAGATTGGAATAATTGGCGAAGACAAAATATTCAGGCAAGCTCCATACTTACTTCCTAACTAAATTTGCTGATGTCAAAGTTTTGTCAGATTTTGTGTGTGATATAATGATAGATGTTATCAGTTGGGATATTGTATTGGAAATTTATTCTTTGAAGTCTGAACAAGCTGTAAATAGCAGAAATGCTTTTAATTCTAATTTTTAGGCATCTTTGCTATTAACTCTAATTAACTGCAAGATATTTGCTTCTACAAATACTTCAGTGAGATATAGGATGCATTTAAACAGATCAGCAAGATAACAGCAGCTTAAATGACATAATTATTGCAAATGTATTGGTAATGAAAACCCTTCACCTCCTTTCATCAAGTAGCTAATGCTAGAGGTTGGCTTTGATTAAATTggcttctttgtttttttacaGACTTACCTGTCTCTTTATATAAAATGAACTTTACAAAGTTATATTTCTAGCCTCTACTGCTGTAGCAGAAGTAGAAGTCCAAACTGCATCTGGCCTAAAAACCCTAGTTGTCAACAGTACCTGTATAGACCTAGCAGGGGTCCATGCATTCATGTGTGCCAAACCTTTTGACATTGCCCCACATCTTTGAATCATAGAGTCATCAAAatatttcttttattaatatCAGTTGCCCCTGACAATAATTTTGCTCATCCTGGTTTATTGCTAGTTTGTTATCATTCTTGCTTGGTGATTTTCTCATTGAGTAATTGATTTGTGGCTGAATTGCCTTTGCATTCTCATTTTGTTGCAGGGTGCTATCCCCAGCAGAGATTGAAGATTATTTGGCTGAAGTCGAGTAGTGTTCCTGTTACCAGACACAATCTGCAATGGTTATAGGTTGCAAGATGGTTGATAGTTAGCGAAAGTGATTTAATGTGTTACAATTATGTCGATCTTTTGGAACCAAATCACAAACCTTTTGGGCTGGAGCAGCATTTTGCCATCATTAATAGCCCTGGATTTTGAAGCCTTCAAACTCTTAAAGACTCATTCGGAACAATTTGTACCATGTTTATTAACTCAGCTGGATGAATTTAAGGTGGAAA harbors:
- the LOC133732594 gene encoding proteasome subunit alpha type-2-A, which translates into the protein MGDSQYSFSLTTFSPSGKLVQIEHALTAVGSGQTSLGIKASNGVVIATEKKLPSILVDEASVQKIQCLTPNIGVVYSGMGPDFRVLVRKSRKQAVQYHQLYKEPIPVTQLVRETAAVMQEFTQSGGVRPFGVSLLVAGFDDSGPQLFQVDPSGSYFSWKASAMGKNVSNAKTFLEKRYTDEIELEDAVHTAILTLKEGFEGQISGKNIEIGIIGEDKIFRVLSPAEIEDYLAEVE
- the LOC133731165 gene encoding proteasome subunit alpha type-5, which translates into the protein MASGWALEASLVMADTVEDVPPNRSEAEVAYEVARLTGTGDGPDRLVEIGGPASAIAHGPDAARSTVLANANGARTPKKKGRPRGRHNKPKSQDGELESKRTNLMSRLLDTEEPEAGTGIGTGSIFWFGYYTFAYTEPRSGLRQSKNPSSPTRKPSLIKSLVAEPDLIALSLSLSQIKFLLRSISRGFVSTKMFLTRTEYDRGVNTFSPEGRLFQVEYAIEAIKLGSTAIGLKTKEGVVLAVEKRITSPLLEPSSVEKIMEIDDHIGCAMSGLIADARTLVEHARVETQNHRFSYGEPMTVESTTQALCDLALRFGEGDEESMSRPFGVSLLIAGHDEHGPSLYYTDPSGTFWQCNAKAIGSGSEGADSSLQEQYSKDLTLKEAETIALSILKQVMEEKVTPNNVDIAKVSPTYHLYTPSEVEEVISRL